In the genome of Phlebotomus papatasi isolate M1 chromosome 2, Ppap_2.1, whole genome shotgun sequence, one region contains:
- the LOC129802763 gene encoding focal adhesion kinase 1 — protein MGDSGAPRSPHFSPARNAQSQSDVQTLHVHLPNHGFRMIRFDEASDVREIINMIVGSMTPSQTAQPQCYALRLRHMLTKEVLWMPPDTSMTEVMAHISNPSCANPDCPNVDRSTMAKKQQKTNNITGHANSVWKAELRVRYIPKNLKELYEQDRTTCHFYFDQVKQDYIQSNIPNIDQDIAVQLCCLGLRHYFKDTNQVSDKKHHVDYIEKERGFGNFIPKSVIDTIKQKNLKKLIQTGYKKVHNYTEVEYMMKFFDLLRTQYNFEQEQFIVTLGSGWNIPIDLIIGPHVGISYLAHSQAKLTKVADFEDIERITTNVLMTGSTSSGKDMNTSQSGGSNSDASVGSQKLVNNGTGSVTNSPIPNKKVPHAGPSDKKTSNSTCSCEDIKTQLKIKVTENVDDLAITCNGIKTAESIADLVDGYCKLFTNSDVSLWDRSVQPKGTPSSSATNSLEKTQKFDFDHQSPVTTHATVENMSHDSHEMPKVSAKAANCSATEGNLPTLSEDYAEIGLGEEEGDYSTPAARNYELDRSQIVLNEIIGVGQFGDVHIGTCKIKPTRPTSKGKLKATKDESQNDATISEVDSGNDKVGIIHVAVKTCKADADLKTAEKFLEEAYIMQKFEHPHIIRLIGICSNPPIWIVMELARLGELRAYLKKHSNKLKLGSLLLYCYQLSTALSYLESKKFVHRDIAARNVLVSSPTCIKLADFGLSRWVEDQSYYHSSKGMLPIKWMAPESINFRRFTTASDVWMFGVCTWEILMLGVKPFQGIKNSDVIGKLENRERLPLPNNCPPRLYSLMSQCWAYEPSKRPDFKTIKETLYEILMEERLSDCETMRRENRRVAAMSWGAGDDNPPPPKPARAPILDAGSLGTEAPQMAPQTYIIAQNPAVLAQLMRENESRSLNPSAYTTPASPQTQLPDVSAHLELKLRRQQIESEVDSKWLHQEETNLKKRLSLITTGSADGDTNGSGFPSTSRFSPQTSVSSGPQSLPVEATSGLGDSRPHTPGSNSGTLRATASSSSSSLDKSAAGTVEARKTLALDRSNDTVYGATTGVVKAIMALSQGVERSVPAEYLDLVKNIGIELRVLLGSVDQLSTQFPPQAHREVEMAHKVLSKDMFELVSAMRLAQQYSDTTLDVEYRKSMLAAAHVLAMDAKNLLDVVDSIRVRYPSCFGEKQATSPKGPSNSTSLSSPGSAASVTPVMEETYQNAATLVEQSMYSNQQTGIYDNECVINHQLKHLELAKENPSCGTPVKPAIAAKPANLTTKIKSNLLGKGLGGAQQSGSENNSSTEEPLKIIEDPSDLYSNSGILACSDNKIPDGGVTHLQENTHNQVVNHKNSG, from the exons ATGGGGGACTCTGGAGCACCACGTTCTCCTCATTTCAGTCCCGCGAGGAATG CTCAATCGCAATCAGATGTTCAGACACTCCATGTTCACCTGCCAAATCATGGATTTCGCATGATACGCTTCGATGAGGCGTCCGATGTGAGAGAGATCATCAACATGATTGTGGGGTCGATGACGCCCAGTCAAACTGCCCAACCACAGTGCTATGCACTCCGTTTACGTCACATGCTGACCAAAGAGGTGCTCTGGATGCCACCAGACACATCAATGACTGAAGTTATGGCCCATATCTCCAATCCCTCATGCGCCAATCCCGACTGTCCCAATGTCGATAGGAGTACAATGGCCAAGAAACAGCAAAAAACCAACAATATCACTGGCCATGCCAATAGTGTATGGAAGGCAGAACTAAGGGTGCGATATATTCCAAAGAATTTGAAGGAATTGTACGAACAGGATCGCACCACCTGTCACTTCTACTTTGATCAAGTCAAGCAAGACTACATACAgtcaaatattccaaatattGATCAGGACATTGCGGTGCAATTGTGCTGTCTAGGTTTAAGGCATTACTTCAAAGACACTAATCAG GTATCAGATAAGAAACATCATGTCGATTACATTGAGAAGGAGCGGGGATTCGGTAATTTTATACCAAAATCTGTGATAGATACCATAAAGCAGAAGAACCTGAAGAAATTAATTCAAACTGGATACAAAAAAGTGCACAATTATACAGAAGTTGAGTACATGATGAAGTTCTTCGATCTACTGCGAACACAATATAATTTTGAGCAGGAACAATTTATTGTGACACTCGGATCTGGCTGGAATATCCCCATTGACCTGATCATTGGACCACATGTAGGAATCTCATATTTAGCCCATTCTCAGGCCAAACTTACAAAAGTAGCGGATTTTGAGGATATTGAGAGGATAACGACAAATGTTCTAATGACAGGATCGACGTCCTCGGGAAAGGACATGAACACGAGCCAAAGTGGAGGAAGTAATTCCGACGCGTCTGTTGGATCACAAAAACTTGTAAACAATGGGACAGGGAGTGTAACTAATAGTCCAATTCCAAATAAGAAAGTTCCACATGCTGGACCATCAGACAAGAAAACATCCAATTCCACATGCAGTTGTGAGGATATTAAGACACAGCTCAAAATTAAAGTGACGGAAAATGTCGATGATCTTGCAATCACATGCAATGGAATCAAG actGCTGAAAGTATCGCAGATTTAGTTGATGGATATTGCAAATTATTTACCAATTCCGATGTATCACTCTGGGATCGATCGG TCCAACCAAAAGGAACACCATCGAGTAGTGCGACAAATTCCTTAGAAAAGActcaaaaattcgattttgaccATCAATCACCCGTGACAACGCATGCAACTGTTGAAAATATGTCACATgactctcatgaaatgccaaaAGTTTCAGCAAAAGCTGCCAATTGTTCGGCAACTGAAGGAAATTTGCCGACATTAAGTGAAGATTATGCTGAAATTGGACTTGGCGAAGAGGAAGGAGACTATTCAACTCCTGCTG CTCGCAATTATGAGTTGGACAGGAGTCAAATAGTTCTCAATGAAATTATTGGTGTGGGTCAATTTGGTGATGTTCATATTGGAACATGCAAAATTAAGCCCACACGACCAACATCGAAGGGTAAATTGAAGGCAACCAAAGATGAATCACAGAATGATGCGACCATAAGTGAAGTGGATAGTGGGAATGATAAAGTGGGTATTATTCATGTTGCTGTTAAGACATGCAAAGCCGATGCTGATTTAAAGACTGCAGAAAAGTTTCTCGAGGAAGCAT atattatgcaaaaatttgAACATCCTCATATAATCCGACTCATTGGAATATGCAGCAACCCTCCAATTTGGATTGTGATGGAATTAGCAAGACTCGGAGAACTCAGAGCATATTTGAAGAAGCATTCAAACAA ATTAAAACTCGGAAGTCTTCTGCTCTATTGCTACCAATTATCAACAGCACTGAGTTATTTGGAATCGAAGAAATTTGTTCATCGAGATATTGCTGCCAGAAATGTTCTTGTTAGTTCTCCCACTTGTATCAAG CTGGCCGACTTTGGTCTATCTCGTTGGGTAGAAGATCAATCCTACTACCACTCCAGCAAGGGTATGCTGCCAATAAAGTGGATGGCTCCGGAATCAATAAACTTCAGACGCTTTACAACGGCTAGTGATGTATGGATGTTTGGTGTTTGCACGTGGGAAATTCTCATGTTGGGCGTTAAACCATTCCAAGGGATTAAGAATAGCGATGTGattggaaaattggaaaataggGAGAGATTGCCATTGCCAAACAATTGTCCACCCAGACTCTATTCTCTCATGTCTCAGTGTTGGGCTTACGAACCCAGCAAGAGGCCAGATTTTAAAACAATTAAGGAAACACTTTA TGAAATCCTCATGGAGGAACGACTGAGTGACTGTGAAACAATGAGACGGGAAAATAGGAGAGTAGCTGCAATGTCATGGGGAGCTGGTGATGACAATCCACCTCCGCCAAAGCCAGCTCGAGCTCCAATCCTAG ATGCTGGAAGTTTGGGAACGGAAGCTCCTCAAATGGCTCCACAGACGTACATAATAGCCCAGAATCCGGCTGTTCTGGCCCAATTGATGCGCGAGAATGAATCCCGGAGTCTCAATCCGTCAGCATACACAACACCAGCCTCG CCACAGACCCAGCTTCCTGATGTTTCAGCACATTTGGAATTGAAATTGAGGCGACAGCAGATTGAAAGTGAAGTCGATTCCAAATGGCTCCATCAAGAAGAGACAAATCTT AAGAAACGACTGAGCTTGATAACGACAGGATCTGCCGATGGAGACACGAATGGCAGTGGTTTTCCCAGCACTAGTCGATTTTCCCCTCAAACATCAGTATCCTCCGGCCCTCAGAGTCTTCCAGTTGAAGCAACAAGTGGTTTAGGTGATTCTCGACCGCATACTCCTGGCTCAAATTCCGGAACTCTCCGTGCAACAGCTTCATCGTCATCCTCGTCTCTGGATAAATCTGCAGCGGGGACAGTCGAGGCTAGGAAAACCCTGGCTCTCGATCGTTCAAATGACACAGTTTATGGAGCTACGACGGGCGTCGTAAAGGCAATTATGGCTCTCAGTCAAGGTGTCGAACGATCTGTGCCAGCAGAGTATTTAGACTTGGTGAAAAACATCGGGATAGAATTGCGAGTTCTTCTCGGATCAGTTGATCAACTATCAACGCAATTTCCACCGCAAGCTCACAG gGAGGTCGAAATGGCTCACAAAGTTCTATCCAAGGACATGTTTGAGTTAGTGTCTGCAATGAGATTAGCCCAGCAGTACAGCGATACAACGCTTGATGTTGAGTACAGAAA GAGCATGTTAGCTGCAGCTCATGTTCTTGCAATGGACGCCAAAAATCTCTTAGATGTCGTTGATTCAATACGTGTTCGCTACCCAAGTTGCTTTGGGGAGAAGCAAGCAACATCTCCCAAAGGTCCGTCCAATTCAACTAGTCTATCATCACCTGGATCAGCTGCCAGTGTGACGCCGGTAATGGAAGAGACATACCAAAATGCAGCAACCCTCGTGGAACAGAGCATGTATTCGAATCAGCAGACGGGAATTTATGACAATGAATGTGTCATAAATCATCAGCTGAAGCATTTGGAGCTGGCAAAGGAGAATCCATCGTGTGGGACGCCCGTAAAGCCGGCAATTGCGGCAAAACCGGCAAATCTCACCACAAAAATCAAGTCAAATCTTCTTGGGAAGGGATTGGGTGGTGCTCAGCAGAGTGGAAGTGAGAATAATAGTTCTACTGAAGAGCCTCTCAAGATTATCGAAGATCCCAGTGATTTATATAGTAATTCAGGTATTCTTGCATGTTCTGATAATAAAATTCCTGATGGTGGAGTTACACATCTTCAGGAAAATACCCACAATCAAGTAGTGAATCACAAAAATTCTGGTTAA